A genome region from Trichosurus vulpecula isolate mTriVul1 chromosome 5, mTriVul1.pri, whole genome shotgun sequence includes the following:
- the CBX6 gene encoding chromobox protein homolog 6 has protein sequence MELSAVGERVFAAESIIKRRIRKGRIEYLVKWKGWAIKYSTWEPEENILDSRLIAAFEQKERERELYGPKKRGPKPKTFLLKARAQAEALRIGDVHFSVKPGSSSTSPKLHSSAAVHRLKKDIRRCHRMSRRPLPRPDPQSGGGPGAGPGMRPPISPFSETVRIINRKVKPREPKRSRIILNLKVIDKGAKGTTGSAGSGALARPKIPSRNRVIGKSKKFSESILRTQIRHMKFGAFSIYNKPSPSPTPPPVPPGKPEAGSSQGPAPPPRGLILATAPYDIRSSSSSGCPSPTPHSSSDPDDSPPKLLPETLSPAVPDWRESEVLDLSIPPESAATSKRSPPGGGDGGQMPPSSSPPRSSSDPEQEAGDWRPEMSPCSNVVVTDVTSNLLTVTIKEFCNPEDFEKVAQGAVGGSGGSSGGSK, from the exons ATGGAGCTGTCTGCAGTGGGAGAGCGGGTGTTTGCGGCCGAATCCATCATCAAGCGGCGGATCCGAAAG GGACGCATCGAGTACCTGGTGAAATGGAAGGGTTGGGCGATCAA GTACAGCACTTGGGAACCCGAGGAAAACATCCTAGACTCCAGGCTGATCGCAGCTTTCGAGCAGAa GGAGAGGGAGCGGGAGCTATATGGGCCGAAGAAGAGGGGACCCAAGCCGAAAACTTTCCTGCTGAAG GCCCGCGCCCAGGCTGAGGCCCTGCGCATCGGGGATGTCCACTTCTCAGTCAAGCCCGGCTCCAGCTCGACCTCCCCCAAGCTGCACTCCAGCGCCGCCGTGCATCGTCTCAAGAAGGACATCCGCCGCTGCCACCGCATGTCCCGGCGCCCACTGCCACGGCCAGACCCACAGAGTGGCGGAGGGCCGGGGGCCGGCCCGGGCATGAGGCCGCCCATCTCGCCCTTCTCCGAGACCGTGAGGATCATCAACCGCAAGGTGAAGCCCAGGGAGCCCAAGAGAAGCCGCATCATCCTCAACCTGAAGGTCATTGACAAGGGTGCCAAGGGCACCACAGGCAGCGCTGGCAGCGGGGCCCTGGCTCGCCCCAAGATCCCCTCTCGCAACCGGGTCATTGGCAAGAGCAAGAAGTTCAGTGAGAGCATCCTGCGCACCCAGATCCGCCACATGAAGTTTGGGGCCTTCTCCATCTACAACAAGCCCTCGccaagccccaccccaccccccgtgCCACCCGGCAAGCCTGAGGCTGGGTCCTCCCAGgggcctgccccacccccccggGGGCTCATCCTCGCCACTGCCCCCTACGACATCCGCAGCTCCAGCTCCTCAGGATGCCCCTCCCCGACCCCACACTCGTCCTCCGACCCTGACGACTCGCCCCCCAAGCTTCTCCCGGAGACCCTCAGCCCAGCGGTCCCCGACTGGCGCGAGTCCGAGGTCCTTGACCTGTCCATCCCACCTGAGTCTGCAGCTACCAGCAAGCGGTCACCCCCGGGAGGGGGGGATGGGGGCCAGATGCCCCCTTCTTCCTCGCCCCCACGCTCCTCTTCCGACCCCGAGCAGGAAGCTGGGGACTGGCGTCCTGAGATGTCTCCCTGCTCCAACGTGGTGGTCACAGATGTCACCAGCAACCTCCTGACCGTCACCATCAAGGAATTCTGCAACCCTGAGGATTTTGAGAAGGTGGCACAGGGGGctgtgggggggagtgggggaagcaGCGGGGGCAGCAAATGA